In the Ctenopharyngodon idella isolate HZGC_01 chromosome 21, HZGC01, whole genome shotgun sequence genome, GCGGTTAGAGGTTAGAGCCATGCTCATGAAGGGGCAGTGTTAGCCTGGGGTTAAGCAGGAAGAGCTCCTTCTGGGCAAATAAAGGTTCAGACACGAGCAGAGCCCTGAACTGGATTAAAGTATAAATGAACGGGGTTTTTGCCAAAACAGGCTTGCgcaggaaataaaaaaaaaatatttctttattgtTGATGTGTTGTTTTGCAATGATAAGAGAATATCTTGACCTTCTGATAACATAACCAACTGCATCACCTACGGTTTGAAATTCAATTCCAAGACTTAATGTCTccttacaattaaataaaagaagtaattaagtaaataaaatttaaagctgcagtccttaagttttgcctctttgtcgccatctctgtttaaaacctgcaattgcagttagttgcggaattatcattttacatgggttgtgcatcggccttggctcctcagcgtggatgaatctaatgttttgaggaatGTAGGCCATCAGTCAAAGCactggtgtggatactgtacttcggaataaCAGAtactacgtcttggaagtacaactaaaataataagtttcaccggaaaatgtcatctgaacaaataagtaacatgtctgccacttttgttctgaccaactgaaaaaaaaaaaagagttctaCAATAAATCTAATGTTGATTAAATCTAATTGGATCACATCAACCAtgcaaattaatattattattgttatactttgttctcaaattgttaatgttaacatcagcattgcgtgactacgtgtatttagtgtgtattaccGTGCGTTCACACCGCCGCTGGCAAGAGCGTCAAAGTGacaggaagtcattcattttcaatgtgagcCAGCGGCGAGCTCCGGCGAGAGCGGCGCGGCGCGTCTTAGACGGTGAGAGCGTCGAGAAGAGTTGAAGTCAGGTCAACTTTATGGTAATGAGCTATGACGCGGTTCagcagcaaccaatcagaatgtAGAGGTCCTCTCTTGAGAGGATTCCGATTGGTtgtcgcaacttttcatttacTTTGACCCTCCTGCCAGCGGCGGTTTGAACGCACAGTACAGCGTTGATGGCAGGGCAGCCAGGGCGAATTTTGACACTCTCGCCGGCGGCGGTGTGAACGCACAGTTAGCGTTATCTAATTTGCATTATTTACCCAATGAACCATTAAAATGTCTTATCTGTCCAGCAGAAAAAAAGCAATCTCTGTGTCCATTTTAAACCCGTTAAAAACACAGTTCACACCACCTTTCAAAAGTCCTGCCGatatttttattcttgttttcacACGGGTCTGGTCGCATTCCCTTTTTTGCTGTTAGCCACTTCAAAGTCCGAAGTCTTTTTTTACTATTGGTGATTCACCAGTTGTCGATGATGATGGTCGTCTTTACCATTCttgattacaatccgccatcaaaatgacaagCTTAATTATTACAGCTTGCGcaataattgattttggatcatttttaaccaaaaacagttacagactgcagttttaaataagtaaataaaagcttaaaaaagaaatttcataCACCTGCAATACAACATGCTTTTTTATGACTCAAAAAACAATACCAAATTATCCTGTGGGGTACTTAACATTTCTAGATTATCAACTCAAGTCAAAAGATGATCAGCATCAGCATCTGTCAGCATTTCTAAATCATCCAAGACAACTACATCTCTGTCTCTGGCTGAGGTAATCAGAATTTTCCAGACCAGCCTATCAAACGTTTCTCTAAGCTATTTCCTGAATCAAAACGCATCGCTGCATTACACACCACTAAAGCAACATCATCAGTCTTTCCCTCAGGTTTTCAAACCAAGTGCAATGTGATTCTTTTATACATCAaggtaaaaaatcattttacttCAGTTTCATCATCTTAATGGTGGTGAAATGACAGTTTCCTCTGTAACTTCAAACACACAAGCCCTATTTGAATGAGACCAGTGACCCTGAGAAGattcaataaatgtttgtttcataGACGTTAACGTGTGATTTTAAATAGGTTTGTGTTTTCTCACACAATGTGAAACTACAAAGCaactgcagaaaaaaaacacctcaGAGATCCTTAGAAAAATCTAATCCTGTCCAGATAGAAACATCTGtgatagcattttatttttccccttcacttcttttcatttatttcaaacactgaatattgtaaataaagCTGAAGTGGTGGGACTGGAGGGATGGTGGGGTGGGCCGTGGTGCAGAAGCTAGCGTTTGACATCACACACTGtcattttgtgacatttaaagGGTACAAAAAGGGATACTCACGAAATCCTGTAGAGCAGAGAGGCAAGGCAGACaaaaaggagagagaaagatagacagaatgCTTAGATAACAACCACATTTGAAGAAAGTGTGTGTGGTCATCATGTACTTGTCGGCTCTCTGAGTCAGTTTGACAGTAAATGTCACTAAATGAATGTGTGTTAGTGGCGAGACACCTGTTGTGCCATCTGTACTTGAGGTCAACATAGGGCTcaaacttttgtgtgtgtgtgtgtgtgtgtgtctgtgagagagATGAAGTGAGTACTCACGCCTGCATGGTCGTGGTAGCAGTCTGAAAGCTGAACATGTTCTCTTTAGGGAACCAACTGTTATCGTCTGGTTAGAAACAGACATATAGGGACCACATTAGTATGGTTTAAATGATGCATCTGAATGTATGAATTGTGTCAAACTGAACAAACAtatacagtggccccaaaaagttTTTGGATTTGTAAGCCACACTCAGTAGGAATGTAGGAATTTCACTGCACTAGACAACACAATATCAAAGCAAATTAGTGCCCAAATAACTAaggctgggtaaacaatatcgatttctcgattttaattgattctcatttttacgaaccgatatcgattcttaaatcccaagaatcgattagtctagtctgttttcagttgatgaacgaacagaacatgtagcgtgcctcccatccaataaatcgcaataatctttgtgctttgttacttttgatatgtagcaaagtctcagatttcaaatgacgtccatcttattatgagattcaaaaaataaataccgttttggtgctgtttaatgtgacgtgacagatcgctgtagctcctcagttaaagagaagcggcagcacggagcgcatgtgaacatcctctcctccgctttaataccagttacagcgcgaaataaacatggctaaacatctgaaggtatgttaaaatatacagtacagcttaccgaaatccatatcatgtctcgtgtaatagctcaatcagtgtttcaacctcggaaagacgtcaataaaacagcttgtcatgtaacgtcacatttacctcagaaaaacaaattcagtgaccataaactcatagTCAGCTAGAACaatgaactctagaaagcagcattctgataaatataactatgcaccgttacatattcattataatgttcttcaatatttaatccatgtttgaataaatcagttatgacagccacgatttaaatgtttatatttaaaaaaaacaaaaaaaaaaacgaattggagtagaaatatgattatgtaattctaaactttatttattataaaaaaaaaacataattgagtgtaatttaagtctttgtatataaataagttaattttaaccttcaatattatagtaaagtagtaccaactgactcccatgtgtagtttacagcattagttgagatttttttcctctagaaaatttgccatgtactgtaactgatatactacatccaaaataatcgatattgaatcaaatcgaaatcgtaatcgaatcaaatcgcaagcatgtgaatagaaatcaaatcgaatcgtgaaaattgtgtcaatacccaggcCTACAAATTACTATTGTTGGCTATTTTTgctattactatttttatttctattactattgctattttataataaatgcaaaaaactgTTTATGTTACAGATATGTCTATCTGCTGATTCAAGACTACTGGAAAACTACCTGCTTAACTTGATGCTGAAAGGTTCTAACTTTGCTCAAAGTTAGTAAGCTATTCCATAACACAGTATTTAAGAATTACAATGgctgtacttaaagggttagttcacccaaaaatgaaaatgatgtcattaattactcaccctcatgtcgttctacacccgtaagacctttgttcatcttcagaacacaaattaagatatttttgatgaaatccgatgactcagtgaggcctctattgccagcaatgtcaccgaacctctcaagatccagaaaggtactcaaaacatatttaaaacagttcatgtgtgtACAgcggttctaccttaatattataaagcaacgagaatactttttgtgcgccaaaaaaaaatatgaacgaaggtcttacgggtgtagaatgacatgagggtgagtaataaatgacattatttacatttttgggtgaactaaccctttaatacttaGGTATTTCTCCGAGGTGTATATAATAAAGGACGTGAAATAATTGCCTAATATTAACTCTACTTTGGTGCTGCAAGGATACTGCACAACGCCACGATAACCGACCTTCTCATCTAAGCTGCCTCAGCGATTAAATagtcaatgtcaaaatgtttgagATCAAATCAAATTAGATGGGATTTATGTTAACAGAAGCTGCAGAGCTGAGTGCAAATTGCAACAATGATTCAGTTAACAGCCATAAGGTGTGAGATAAGATGCAAGTATagctaaaacatttaatatttgacagcTTTTTTTACGATTGAAATCCGACAGAAATAATCAGGAATGCAAACTAATAAACTTGCAAtttcgccattttgaatttaaaatatacaaagttctggcatgaaactctagatggcacaggctgataggttcTTAACTCATTTGGTAGCGATCATATCATTAGcgcagctgattggttgctgtggTATCAGTGGCCAATGAGCAtgctgctcaacattcaaatactTGTCATTGTTCGCTGTCAGCAGTCTGCAGCTCGGGTTTATTTAATGTACGTtatatgtgcagcagcagcatgtcttacattctcacagcaatgtctgtgaatgtattggcagtagcaagtctctgtacttgctctgcagcagcagcaataatcaacagcagcagcagcgtagcagatctattctgccaagacattacattgccatatccattaccatgccaatctctcagagagttgtcatgacagaaatataatttatgtaatttaattcgTAACTATCAATGAAAGGTAACGAAGCCATTTTCATCACATTAGGCATtagattaataataaatgtgcatGAATGAATTTAATAAACATAGTTACCTAGCTTTCCTGGTAGCCTCATTGTCTAagaaaattattcataaaacatatGAATATCAGTTGACCCaatgtttacttttttcacTGACACGAATGAAAATATTTCAATCAAAGCTCAGCTTTGGGAAGGGAAGAGACACAGGGAAAGATGAGGGAAACTGAGAGAACAAAGAAAGACAGAAGGTGATGGAGATCAGAGAGGAAGAGCAGGTATTGACAAATAATTTACGCTACTGCCCACTAACATGGTTTTAAAGCTATTGTTATCCAATTTTTTGGCCTtcaaacatcttaaaatgtagGTAGCATGCCCCCGAACCCCCCATCAAGTTCAAGTTTGGGACCTCTGTATTTATAAAACCCTGCGTTCAAACATTAATTTAAGTGTAGTTTAgcatccaaatactttttggggccactgtgtGCAGATTCACCAGCAACAACACACACATGGTCCACTCCACAGAGGGAGAGAGCACAAAAGAGACACAcaggagagaagagagagacacaGGAGAGCGGGAAAAATACAGACCACGGCACATCGAACACATCGACGCCCCCTATTGTTGGCTGAATCCCACCCCTTCCCCTCGGCCAgaacctctctctctttctctctcttgccGCTCTCCCCCTCTCACCTCGCTCCAGCCCAGTCATGCGGTCCACACTGCACATCCGCTCTAGTGGTGGCCGGCGCTGCTTGCCTGCCTCTCGGGTGCTGCTTTCCAGGTCCAGGGAGCCTTGGCTGCGTGATGGAGCCCCAGAACAGGACTCACACGCCAGGCCACATTCCTTTCCCTCCCCCCAGCCACGAATGTTGTGTGCGCTGACTGAGCTCTGCAGAGGCTGGGAAAGGTGGTGGTGGTGTGCCCCGTGCTGATGGTGCGACGTTCCAGCACTAGAGATGTGCTGGTGGGGGTTGGTTCCGCCATTTCCGCCTCCACTGATGTTGCCATGATGgtggttaccatgatggtggtTGCCGTGATGGTGGTTGCCGCTCCCGCTCACACTCCCGCTCCCGCTTCCGCTTCCATGGTGGTGGTGGTGCTGAGTCGGAGAAGATGAGTTGGAGGACGTAGAGGGCTGGGCATGACACGCCTCCCGTCCCCCTTTCAAGACCTCAAGCTCCAGGTTCTCCTTGCTTCCCCGGCTGGTTCCCAGCATGCCGCTCTCTCCAGTGATGGTATAGACCCGAGCAGGCTGCAGGGCACACTCCACACACTTCTGCTggtcctcctctgctgagaagCTGCGCTCTAGGGACAGCCGGCTCTTGGAGGAAGTCGTCGGAGGTGGTGGTTCCAGGAGGCCCACGGCAGGGTTAATCAAGCTGGGGTCGGCGCTGACGGCGATGCAGCTGTGAAAGTTGTTGTTTTGAGCACACAGGCTGTCTGGGGAATCAGAGTCGTGGCCAACGAGGGTGTCAGACAGTAAGTGATCTTCAAATCAAACATTAGGACAGATGccgagagaaagaaagaggaacAAGTGAGAAACAGCAAAAGATgcacagagaaagagacagatgaGGCAACACACGCTACATTAAGAAGTGGTTTCTCATGAAACATGAACACGCCTGGAGTCTGAGAACATCACAGGCTCTAAACGGACCAGAAAAAAGAAGAGCAGAGAGAAACCGCAGAAAGAAAGAGGAATGGAGATATCTGACCTGATCCGTGGTTCTCAGGATGGGTGTGAAGGTACTCTCCAAATGCACGAGCTGCTCTGCAAAGAAACACACACGCACTGGTCATTGGCAGGTCCAGATTGTGAATACAGTCACAGCTGAAGGATGGTGTTAGGCACGACGTGCTGTGAAGTCACGAGGAAATGACTCGGTTCTATTAATGAATCGTTCAAAAAGACTCCAAAACCAAGTACAGGATTTAATCAATCTGATGAATCTTTCAACAAATGAACTCACTAATTCAGACAGAACAGTTTGAGTactttgagttttttttttcctactatggaagtcattggctaccgtcaactgtttgatcaccaacattctttaaaatatcttcttttgtgttcaacagaagaaaaaaactcatacaggtttggaacaacatgacatgagggtgtgtaaatgatgacagaattttcctttttgggtgaactgtccctttaaggtttctgaaactttaaagggttagttcaacccaaaaatgaaaattctgtcattaattactcaccctcatgacgttccacacccataagaccttcgttcatcttcggaacacaaattaagatatttttaataaaatccaatggctcagtgaggcctccattgccggcaagataattaacactttcagatgcccagaaagctactaaagacatatttaaaacagttcatgtgacaaccttaatgttatgaagggacgagaatactttttgtgtgccaaaaaacccccccaaaaagtaagtctagtgatgggcgattttaaaacactgcttcatgaagcttcaaagctttacgaatcttttgtttcgaatcagtggttcggagcatgtatcaaacagccaaagtcacgtgatttcagtaaacgaggcttcgttacttcataagtgtttggaaatgttttaaacatttcaaaggttcaccactggggggcatgactttggcagtttgatacacgctccgaaccactgattcaaaaaagatttgtaaagcttcggagcttcatgaagcagtgttttgcaatcgcccatcactagatattgttgaataaagtcattacttttttttttttttttggcgcacaaaaagtattctcgtcgcttcgtaacattaaggttgaaccactgtaggtTGAACcattgaactgttttaaatgtgtctttagtggctttctggacatctgaaagtgttaattatctcactgagccatcggattttattaaaaatatcttaatttgtgttccgaagatgaacgaaggtctttggaacgatatgagggtgagtaattaatgacagaattttcatttttgggtgaactaaacctttaattaGTATCATTACTGACTGATAGCTCATATGACAATGTATAGGtagaaatacacatttaaaaaaaatatatatatataataacaaaaagTAGAAAAGTCTAGTACTCTCATCTCTGTTTAACAGATTTCACCATATGAAATCCATTCTGCAGAATTCCAAGATTTTCTCCCAAAATCAGCTTAGTCATCAGGCTACAAAACCACTGAAGCATCACACAGTGTAATCCAGCACAGCATAAGCCATTGACCCTGTCAGCAGCTGATCATATTTAACATTTACTGCAATCCTTTCATTACTTAAATCCTATTTAAATGAATTGAGCCCATCGTGATGCCTTTTATGAAAGAACTTCAAAAGCATACAAGCAAGCATTAAAGTCAACTTGCACTCTAAAACATGCATACAGCTGCATATCCTATATGTAAAaattatatcacaatatttatcactttattttgatttaattattattttagtcaGTTTTTCATCTTAAAACAatcatatttcagtttttcatgACCATGAGAGGCACTCAAACTGACACTAATGAGTTTATTTGTTGCAAGACTTTTATGTAAATATCCTATCTATCACATGTGACTGCACTTTGCTCTGCTCACATCTGGCACATTAAACCCATTTATGTACAAAAGATATGATGTACAAATGATATGGCCccctttaaatacatattttcatgTGAAAGCCCTTCTAGATAGAGTCTAGATGGATGACGGTTCCTTATGTGTCGTAACTCCTCCTGCTTCCGGACCCGGCTGTCAGTTTCTCTCGCTTCTTTTTCAATTTGAGAAATGACAGGCCCAGTGCGGACTACTCTTAGCCTCTTAATGTCACCTGCTAAGCTGACACCAGCCTTGGGTATAAAGGGCTTTCATAGGGATATGAGTAATGCTCCGCATGCGGCAGCTGTCTGCGTCGGGAGGTTTGAAAGCTGGACTCCTCAAACTTGAGAATGTGGCTCGGCTTCTGCAGTGTGAAGGCTGAAATGAGGGGCGGGCATGTGGAAACGCATGTGACTGTGAAAAAGAGGGCATGTGGCAGAAAGAAAGGTGGGAAAACAAGAGTGAAGGAGAggaagggagaaagagagaggaggaggaggaagaacaGAGACACACGGTCTGTGTAAATGTAATTGGTTGCTTTGTATTTCAGTGCCACCCACAGATTCAGATGTAGCGTTTTTTTATCTTTCCAGTCCAAGAGGAAGGATGTGGGAGAATGATGGATTTAAGGGTGAAAAAGGGACAAACAGAGACATGGAGACAaatagaaatatgaaatgaagaCGGACAAAGATTAATGAGAAAGGCAAAAAGAAAGATAGTATTTGATAGATGCTATTCATTATAAATTCTACCATCAGCATGACAATTGTGAAAAGTGACTGGTCAGCATTACTTTTACCATTTTTAATCTCTTTTTTACAGTAATGAGGCAATAAAAAACTGCATgtacaataattataaataatttaaataaaaaatactatagcaTGTCTCATctactataataaaataattttaaaaagtaaaattgtttaaaaatagtatAGCATGTCACACTGCATGCCATAACTACCCAGGtctgcatgtgtttttattaaatataatggaAATTATCCCCATTAGAATATGAAAACAGCTTGGATTGGTTCGAATTACAGACTCATGAATAACAGTGATGCAAATCATCAGCTCGATAACCTCAAGAGATGTTCGAAACCTCATTCATACCACAGCATCAAAGTAAGCACTAATTTGACACTTAATTCACAGGCGGCTATAAAGGGAGTGTCAGAGACAGAGTGAGCGAGAAAAACTGCAAAATGAACGTCATGACGCTTCCCACAGGAAATATTTGTCACCACTGGTCCATTGTAAACAGCAGGAATtcaaagagacagaaagagaaacacTAATTAGTTTGGGCCTGAGGGGGTATCATCAGTAACAATCGATAACACCAACTGAGAATCATGGGAAATGAtttaaccaatcagaacagccgattaagattttaatatataatgagGCCAGTATAACCAAAGAAACTTCGGAGGTTCACTTTTCATAAGCACATATTGACGCCTTGATAATAAATGAACAACAGCTTATTCTGTTTCGCATACGGTGGCTTTGGCACTCGCGACTGTGTAAATCTCAGAGTGAGTCATTGCTTTTCGGGAAGCTGATTCAGTCTTGTAGGAGACATGACGGATGAGTCCTTAATACGCTGCGGCTGAACCTGTTTTTGCCACACAGACAAATATTTGCAGTCACCAACACATGCATTCATACCTTTAATGTATCCAATGAACCTGTTCTGCACAATATACTGCCCACACGTAATCACATACATTCCCCACGCATGGAAAACCCACTCCGATCTCAATATTGCAACCTCCTCCACAGAAGCTGTCACACACCCT is a window encoding:
- the LOC127503973 gene encoding NMDA receptor synaptonuclear signaling and neuronal migration factor-like isoform X1 encodes the protein MGTAVSKRKNLRNDAISSVAAKVRAARAFGEYLHTHPENHGSDHLLSDTLVGHDSDSPDSLCAQNNNFHSCIAVSADPSLINPAVGLLEPPPPTTSSKSRLSLERSFSAEEDQQKCVECALQPARVYTITGESGMLGTSRGSKENLELEVLKGGREACHAQPSTSSNSSSPTQHHHHHGSGSGSGSVSGSGNHHHGNHHHGNHHHGNISGGGNGGTNPHQHISSAGTSHHQHGAHHHHLSQPLQSSVSAHNIRGWGEGKECGLACESCSGAPSRSQGSLDLESSTREAGKQRRPPLERMCSVDRMTGLERDDNSWFPKENMFSFQTATTTMQANFRKHLRMVGSRRMKAQTFAERRAKSFNRSWSDPTPVKQDSLTDSKDSGDLQTTCCTPDEGGCEDMDWEEEREMERLACEGDDFIPPKIMLISSKVPKAEYVPNIIRKDDPSIIPILYDHEHATFDDILEEIEKRLTAYRKGSKIWRMLIFCQGGPGHLYLLKNKVATFAKVEKEEDMSQFWKRLSRFMSKVNPEPNLIHIMGCYVLGNPNGEKLFQKLKNLMRPYSVTFESPLELSAQGKEMIEMYFDFRLFRLWKTRQHSKLLDYEDLL
- the LOC127503973 gene encoding NMDA receptor synaptonuclear signaling and neuronal migration factor-like isoform X2, whose amino-acid sequence is MMRFLRWRPKLARAFGEYLHTHPENHGSDHLLSDTLVGHDSDSPDSLCAQNNNFHSCIAVSADPSLINPAVGLLEPPPPTTSSKSRLSLERSFSAEEDQQKCVECALQPARVYTITGESGMLGTSRGSKENLELEVLKGGREACHAQPSTSSNSSSPTQHHHHHGSGSGSGSVSGSGNHHHGNHHHGNHHHGNISGGGNGGTNPHQHISSAGTSHHQHGAHHHHLSQPLQSSVSAHNIRGWGEGKECGLACESCSGAPSRSQGSLDLESSTREAGKQRRPPLERMCSVDRMTGLERDDNSWFPKENMFSFQTATTTMQANFRKHLRMVGSRRMKAQTFAERRAKSFNRSWSDPTPVKQDSLTDSKDSGDLQTTCCTPDEGGCEDMDWEEEREMERLACEGDDFIPPKIMLISSKVPKAEYVPNIIRKDDPSIIPILYDHEHATFDDILEEIEKRLTAYRKGSKIWRMLIFCQGGPGHLYLLKNKVATFAKVEKEEDMSQFWKRLSRFMSKVNPEPNLIHIMGCYVLGNPNGEKLFQKLKNLMRPYSVTFESPLELSAQGKEMIEMYFDFRLFRLWKTRQHSKLLDYEDLL
- the LOC127503973 gene encoding NMDA receptor synaptonuclear signaling and neuronal migration factor-like isoform X5; protein product: MMRFLRWRPKLARAFGEYLHTHPENHGSDSLCAQNNNFHSCIAVSADPSLINPAVGLLEPPPPTTSSKSRLSLERSFSAEEDQQKCVECALQPARVYTITGESGMLGTSRGSKENLELEVLKGGREACHAQPSTSSNSSSPTQHHHHHGSGSGSGSVSGSGNHHHGNHHHGNHHHGNISGGGNGGTNPHQHISSAGTSHHQHGAHHHHLSQPLQSSVSAHNIRGWGEGKECGLACESCSGAPSRSQGSLDLESSTREAGKQRRPPLERMCSVDRMTGLERDDNSWFPKENMFSFQTATTTMQANFRKHLRMVGSRRMKAQTFAERRAKSFNRSWSDPTPVKQDSLTDSKDSGDLQTTCCTPDEGGCEDMDWEEEREMERLACEGDDFIPPKIMLISSKVPKAEYVPNIIRKDDPSIIPILYDHEHATFDDILEEIEKRLTAYRKGSKIWRMLIFCQGGPGHLYLLKNKVATFAKVEKEEDMSQFWKRLSRFMSKVNPEPNLIHIMGCYVLGNPNGEKLFQKLKNLMRPYSVTFESPLELSAQGKEMIEMYFDFRLFRLWKTRQHSKLLDYEDLL
- the LOC127503973 gene encoding NMDA receptor synaptonuclear signaling and neuronal migration factor-like isoform X6, producing MGTAVSKRKNLRNDAISSVAAKVRAARAFGEYLHTHPENHGSDHLLSDTLVGHDSDSPDSLCAQNNNFHSCIAVSADPSLINPAVGLLEPPPPTTSSKSRLSLERSFSAEEDQQKCVECALQPARVYTITGESGMLGTSRGSKENLELEVLKGGREACHAQPSTSSNSSSPTQHHHHHGSGSGSGSVSGSGNHHHGNHHHGNHHHGNISGGGNGGTNPHQHISSAGTSHHQHGAHHHHLSQPLQSSVSAHNIRGWGEGKECGLACESCSGAPSRSQGSLDLESSTREAGKQRRPPLERMCSVDRMTGLERDDNSWFPKENMFSFQTATTTMQANFRKHLRMVGSRRMKAQSGDLQTTCCTPDEGGCEDMDWEEEREMERLACEGDDFIPPKIMLISSKVPKAEYVPNIIRKDDPSIIPILYDHEHATFDDILEEIEKRLTAYRKGSKIWRMLIFCQGGPGHLYLLKNKVATFAKVEKEEDMSQFWKRLSRFMSKVNPEPNLIHIMGCYVLGNPNGEKLFQKLKNLMRPYSVTFESPLELSAQGKEMIEMYFDFRLFRLWKTRQHSKLLDYEDLL
- the LOC127503973 gene encoding NMDA receptor synaptonuclear signaling and neuronal migration factor-like isoform X7 → MGTAVSKRKNLRNDAISSVAAKVRAARAFGEYLHTHPENHGSDHLLSDTLVGHDSDSPDSLCAQNNNFHSCIAVSADPSLINPAVGLLEPPPPTTSSKSRLSLERSFSAEEDQQKCVECALQPARVYTITGESGMLGTSRGSKENLELEVLKGGREACHAQPSTSSNSSSPTQHHHHHGSGSGSGSVSGSGNHHHGNHHHGNHHHGNISGGGNGGTNPHQHISSAGTSHHQHGAHHHHLSQPLQSSVSAHNIRGWGEGKECGLACESCSGAPSRSQGSLDLESSTREAGKQRRPPLERMCSVDRMTGLERDDNSWFPKENMFSFQTATTTMQAISVFRSLAERKRRKSEVESVAIIQRNFRKHLRMVGSRRMKAQSGDLQTTCCTPDEGGCEDMDWEEEREMERLACEGDDFIPPKIMLISSKVPKAEYVPNIIRKDDPSIIPILYDHEHATFDDILEEIEKRLTAYRKGSKIWRMLIFCQGGPGHLYLLKNKVATFAKVEKEEDMSQFWKRLSRFMSKVNPEPNLIHIMGCYVLGNPNGEKLFQKLKNLMRPYSVTFESPLELSAQGKEMIEMYFDFRLFRLWKTRQHSKLLDYEDLL